A portion of the Syntrophus gentianae genome contains these proteins:
- a CDS encoding FmdE family protein — protein sequence MNICAYSYEEYLNLIRSFHGNLAPGMIIGGFMVDLAMKNLPEGEFFDAICETPVCLPDAIQILTPCTIGNGWLSIINFGRFAVTLYEKYNGKGVRSFLDTKKLEYWPEVRDWYLKKKKKNEQDTDLLLEQIREAGTGLLGIQLVQVEPEKVRRKKMGPVGICRVCGEAYPLRHGESCLSCQGDTPYTAVTNVK from the coding sequence ATGAACATTTGCGCCTATTCCTATGAAGAATATCTCAACCTGATCAGGTCCTTTCACGGTAATCTTGCGCCAGGCATGATTATCGGCGGTTTTATGGTTGATCTAGCGATGAAGAATCTGCCTGAAGGGGAGTTTTTTGATGCCATATGCGAAACACCGGTTTGCCTTCCTGATGCCATCCAGATTCTGACCCCCTGTACCATCGGCAACGGATGGCTGAGCATCATCAATTTTGGTCGATTTGCGGTTACGCTGTATGAAAAATATAATGGAAAGGGTGTAAGGAGTTTTCTGGATACAAAAAAACTTGAATATTGGCCAGAAGTGCGCGACTGGTATCTAAAAAAGAAGAAAAAGAACGAACAGGACACTGATCTGCTGTTGGAGCAGATCAGGGAAGCAGGTACAGGATTGCTCGGCATCCAACTCGTACAAGTCGAACCTGAAAAAGTACGTCGCAAAAAAATGGGACCGGTGGGCATTTGCAGGGTCTGTGGTGAGGCATATCCGTTAAGGCATGGCGAAAGCTGCCTAAGCTGCCAGGGTGATACGCCCTATACGGCAGTAACAAACGTAAAGTAA
- a CDS encoding pyridoxamine 5'-phosphate oxidase family protein, producing MAKMTDRMKDFFKRVPAVVLATATGDGIPNAVPVGAKKIIDDETILLSDQFFNKTLDNMKENPKASVTFWEGHEGYQLKGTIVIETSGKRYEETAKWIEELGNSAGFPLRSKGIVILKIDEIYGVTPGAGAGKLLV from the coding sequence ATGGCAAAAATGACAGACCGTATGAAGGATTTTTTTAAGAGGGTGCCCGCAGTTGTCCTGGCCACGGCAACCGGAGATGGTATCCCAAATGCGGTACCGGTGGGCGCTAAAAAAATCATCGACGATGAAACCATTCTTCTGTCGGATCAGTTTTTTAACAAGACCCTGGACAACATGAAGGAGAATCCCAAAGCATCTGTGACCTTCTGGGAAGGTCATGAGGGATACCAGTTAAAAGGGACCATTGTCATTGAGACCAGTGGCAAACGTTACGAAGAAACGGCCAAATGGATTGAAGAACTTGGTAATTCCGCAGGTTTTCCCTTAAGATCCAAAGGCATCGTAATTCTGAAAATTGATGAGATTTACGGGGTTACCCCCGGGGCGGGTGCCGGAAAGCTGCTGGTTTAG
- a CDS encoding damage-control phosphatase ARMT1 family protein, with protein sequence MKTSLDCIPCFIRQALDVARMVTADITVHEWIVRDVLRWTSEMNLEQTPPLLGQRIHRRLREITGVEDPYRIAKNHHNSMALNLLPELKAEIDAVSDPLMMAVRLAIAGNIIDMGVNGNFAETDLRHSIDQTLAEPFSGDQDGFRQAVAKARNILYLADNAGEIVFDRLLIEQLSPERVTLVVRGAPVINDATMVDARLLRLHEIVEVIDNGSDAPGTILDDCSHDFNRRFAEADLVFAKGQGNFETLSNENRTIYFLFKAKCPVIASHVGLPVGTHVLAQSPL encoded by the coding sequence ATGAAAACATCCCTGGATTGCATTCCCTGCTTTATTAGGCAGGCCCTGGACGTGGCAAGGATGGTAACGGCAGACATCACCGTTCATGAGTGGATTGTCCGCGATGTGCTGCGATGGACCAGCGAGATGAATCTCGAACAGACGCCTCCTCTTTTGGGACAGCGCATCCACCGACGGCTGAGGGAGATCACCGGGGTGGAAGATCCATACCGAATCGCTAAAAACCATCATAACAGCATGGCTTTGAATCTCCTTCCCGAGTTGAAGGCCGAGATCGACGCCGTGTCGGATCCTTTGATGATGGCCGTTCGCCTGGCTATTGCAGGGAACATCATCGACATGGGCGTGAACGGAAACTTTGCGGAAACAGATTTGCGGCATTCCATTGACCAGACCCTGGCGGAGCCTTTTTCCGGGGACCAGGATGGATTTCGACAAGCTGTTGCTAAAGCCCGGAACATCCTGTACCTGGCCGATAACGCGGGAGAGATTGTCTTTGATCGCCTCCTTATCGAGCAACTTTCACCGGAGCGAGTGACATTGGTGGTACGGGGGGCACCTGTCATCAACGATGCAACTATGGTCGATGCACGGCTCTTGAGACTGCATGAGATCGTTGAAGTCATTGACAATGGTTCGGATGCCCCGGGCACGATCCTCGACGATTGCAGTCACGACTTCAACCGACGCTTTGCCGAGGCTGACCTTGTTTTTGCCAAGGGACAAGGCAACTTCGAGACGCTCAGCAATGAAAATCGAACCATTTATTTTCTGTTCAAGGCCAAGTGCCCCGTGATTGCCTCCCATGTCGGTCTACCGGTCGGAACTCATGTGCTGGCACAATCCCCTTTGTAA
- a CDS encoding cation diffusion facilitator family transporter translates to MKKPAVGGGNQSPLRSEVHDDPETKLIGRVALYAFLLNLGLAVMKGCLAFFSSSLAVTAGAIDSATDSFASLALYGGLKLSTRRTPSFPLGLYKIENLLSVFVALSIFFAGFEIARELFTRDALSPRISLGVVVLLVVGVAATCAFGQYAIRIGRQTESPTLIAEGRHRQVDVLSSLVVLVSVLPDYFGWHFSLYGLSIDQIAAGALLIFIARAGWDLLSDGMRVLLDASLDFETLDSARSILRDHPMVVSVKSLSGRNAGRFRFLQANVILRTGDLEKAHQISQELEHSIREKIPHVEHVDISYEPQPRTHIRIAVPLSDAAGTVSRHFGESPFFAILTLRLANHGLEEKDIIENPHKDLKTAKGIHVAEWLVQKKVDQVFIAEDLSHKGPSYVFSNAGVTTQRTDAESIKEILENLKAE, encoded by the coding sequence ATGAAGAAGCCTGCGGTCGGCGGTGGGAATCAGTCTCCCCTCCGGTCGGAAGTTCATGACGATCCAGAAACGAAATTGATCGGCAGGGTCGCCCTCTATGCCTTCTTGTTGAATCTCGGCCTGGCGGTCATGAAAGGTTGCCTTGCGTTTTTTTCAAGCAGTCTCGCCGTCACCGCGGGAGCCATCGATTCCGCAACCGATTCCTTCGCTTCCCTCGCTCTCTACGGAGGTCTGAAGCTTTCGACAAGAAGGACCCCTTCCTTTCCTCTGGGGCTTTACAAAATCGAAAACCTCCTCTCCGTCTTTGTGGCGCTGTCCATCTTTTTTGCCGGCTTTGAAATCGCGCGGGAACTGTTCACCCGAGACGCTTTATCCCCGCGAATTTCGCTGGGCGTCGTAGTCCTTCTCGTGGTGGGGGTGGCAGCGACCTGCGCATTCGGCCAGTATGCCATTCGGATTGGCAGACAGACGGAGTCGCCTACCCTGATTGCGGAAGGCCGGCATCGGCAGGTGGATGTCTTGTCTTCCCTGGTCGTGCTGGTTTCCGTCTTGCCGGATTATTTCGGATGGCATTTTTCTCTGTACGGACTCTCCATCGATCAGATTGCCGCCGGAGCTCTTTTGATCTTTATTGCCCGTGCCGGTTGGGATTTGCTTTCCGATGGTATGAGGGTCCTGCTGGATGCATCCCTCGACTTTGAAACTCTTGACTCAGCCAGAAGCATCTTGAGGGATCACCCCATGGTGGTGAGTGTCAAATCGCTTTCCGGGCGCAACGCGGGACGTTTCCGCTTTCTCCAGGCAAATGTGATCCTGCGGACCGGCGATCTCGAAAAAGCTCATCAGATCAGCCAGGAGCTTGAACACAGCATCCGGGAGAAGATCCCTCACGTGGAACATGTGGACATTTCCTACGAACCTCAACCCCGCACCCACATCCGGATTGCCGTTCCCCTTTCAGATGCCGCCGGCACGGTCAGCCGTCATTTCGGTGAATCTCCCTTCTTCGCCATTCTGACTCTTCGACTTGCCAATCATGGCCTCGAGGAAAAGGACATCATCGAGAATCCCCACAAAGACCTGAAAACGGCCAAAGGCATCCATGTGGCGGAGTGGCTCGTCCAGAAAAAAGTCGATCAGGTCTTCATCGCCGAGGATCTTTCCCATAAAGGCCCCAGCTATGTTTTCAGCAACGCCGGGGTGACAACACAAAGGACCGATGCGGAAAGTATCAAAGAGATTCTTGAAAATCTCAAGGCAGAGTAA
- a CDS encoding radical SAM protein, with product MADKGGMKIMAAYESEGENHFRYVYGPVPSRRLGRSLGVDAIPFKTCTFDCVYCQLGRTTHKTIERKEYVSAEAVLDEVKRKLAEGDIPDYITFSGSGEPTLNSRIGDMIRGIKEMTDVPVAVLTNGSLLWRKEVQEELMAADLVIPSLDAGDEQLFQYVNRPHGDLSFERVVDGLIEFTRRFPGQVWLEILLLKGVTGLSSHVEKIVALAKRIAPARIQLNTVCRPPAEEFAFPLSTEEMLSLKELFPGRVEVILEDHSDRSEASAFSESREEDVLGLLRRRPCTSEDIAEGLGIHVTEALKRLNVLVDLGKVHSIVSGGRNFYIVTGSKSSLRSQEEGDQ from the coding sequence ATGGCAGATAAGGGAGGAATGAAAATCATGGCGGCTTATGAATCCGAAGGTGAAAATCATTTTCGATATGTTTACGGACCTGTTCCCTCGCGGCGCCTGGGCCGCTCACTGGGGGTGGATGCCATTCCCTTCAAGACATGCACTTTTGATTGCGTTTACTGCCAGCTTGGCCGGACCACCCACAAGACGATTGAGAGGAAGGAATACGTTTCCGCCGAGGCGGTTCTGGACGAAGTGAAACGGAAGCTGGCGGAGGGAGACATCCCGGATTACATCACTTTTTCAGGATCCGGAGAGCCGACATTGAACAGCCGGATCGGCGATATGATCCGCGGGATCAAGGAAATGACGGATGTTCCGGTGGCTGTTCTGACCAATGGTTCCCTGTTGTGGAGAAAAGAGGTTCAGGAGGAATTGATGGCAGCCGATCTTGTCATCCCCTCGCTGGATGCCGGAGATGAACAACTGTTCCAATACGTGAACCGGCCCCATGGAGATCTTTCCTTTGAGCGGGTGGTCGACGGACTGATCGAATTTACCCGCCGATTTCCGGGGCAGGTGTGGCTTGAAATCCTGCTGCTGAAAGGTGTGACCGGCTTATCTTCTCATGTCGAAAAGATTGTCGCCTTGGCCAAGCGCATTGCACCGGCGCGAATTCAACTGAATACGGTCTGCCGTCCACCCGCGGAGGAATTCGCCTTTCCTCTTTCTACGGAAGAAATGCTGTCATTAAAAGAACTCTTTCCTGGACGAGTGGAAGTCATCCTTGAGGATCATTCAGATCGTTCCGAAGCTTCGGCTTTTTCCGAAAGCAGGGAAGAAGACGTCCTGGGCCTGTTGCGCAGACGTCCCTGCACCTCCGAGGATATTGCGGAAGGTCTCGGCATCCATGTAACAGAGGCGCTCAAGCGCCTGAACGTCCTGGTGGACCTTGGCAAGGTGCATTCCATCGTTTCAGGTGGACGGAACTTCTACATTGTAACGGGTTCGAAATCGTCTTTGAGGTCGCAAGAAGAAGGGGATCAATGA